A part of Antennarius striatus isolate MH-2024 chromosome 21, ASM4005453v1, whole genome shotgun sequence genomic DNA contains:
- the mrtfab gene encoding myocardin related transcription factor Ab isoform X5, whose product MIMLDNNQCLSIEPSPPGSPPMGEDMEKAGLMMDHDRHIYHSLKEVLQLKLQQRRTREELVSQGIMPPLKSPAAFHEQRRSLERARTEDYLKRKIRSRPERSELVRMHILEETSAEPSLQAKQLQLKRARLADDLNDKISHRPGPIELVHKNILSVSCSVHSPLDSPKGAGGESSSLDEDSSDALSPDQPTNHDSPMGAVPQLSPSDVLTQNGNMSPPQFTTRSPPPLPPPPPPPPPPLVNGSEFSPFPKVTNGIMGTSTNSRSSTSHVKARSSDRPPQRPKKPKDSKPKVKKLKYHQYIPPDQKADKERLPQMDSSYAKLLQQQQLFLQLQILNQQQQHYNYHTILPAPPKPPSDQPPTTNCGPSPSRNVPTNVTASSSNQNGTARQSQTAVGGAKPSTLPVNLDEFKVAELKQELKLRGLTVSGTKNDLIERLRNYQDQNGGTTAALRNGASQASQQGVTTAAGTVTSPRTTTVKPDHQSGEGRFKLDLSSLAQVVPGRIMRFGSTSSSPPVSPTPSDRSLAGMSPDETSCNGDMFGEMVSSPLTQLTLHPSPQHPANVSPLSPPNSKVKEEIQSSCCLSRMSSNPESLSGAAMDTKDKDQMLQEKDKQIEELTRMLRQKQRLVETLRSQLEHGKIVDGVASEKEGSEKNGPSPEVKPQTLIKASAIQPPTLPKDLVVVKVKKEELEEGMEGVTEEAQEKKPAQPMQCSQETLYRLQQIHRLQVQQAEQQKQILQQSEVKLQKVAESKFSPQKLQKQKTGAQLLLQQQQQQLQQLLIQQTQQKQLQAQQKLAQQKLSQQKIAQQNQVKQIQGQVQQNQQRQPVQLKQVQVQIQKPAANAVQQRRQLKAHQRRQQRAAVTTQQVAPVIINQQNGTQIHTQAISLDLLKANGTPTLVTDSNGNHYLIALTSNTTEGQNGVSSLVKSNGRITLQRLQSSPSKLPNTDSQSKGQPEAEPVSQSAKKNAGLHLDTSDTPQTSRSATAPPSLQPFFDDMSDSDSQSNFSSLKENGVNSQQMDDLFDILLKSGEIPGFKANPDPSLAPLHSDPPSPSSPPSPLHLSPPTPKEPLISPQPSLSPSVAESCTGSGRLEDFLESTTGAPLLGVEPDGGLTLIDDLHSQMLSMPSILDHPSSPMDTSDLGFPTHSTGLDFGDPSLDSMDWLDISMVGSVSGGREGSGGGRGRGGGASDGGTSLAPLAPHTPPSVFSTDFLDSTDLQLHWESCL is encoded by the exons ATGATAATGCTGGACAACAACCAGTGCCTGTCCATTGAACCCTCCCCCCCGGGCTCTCCTCCAATGGGAGAAGACATGGAAAAGGCAGGATTAATGATGGATCATGACAGACACATCTATCACAGCCTGAAAGAAG TCCTTCAGCTCAAACTCCAGCAGAGACGTACACGAGAGGAACTGGTCAGCCAAGGGATCATGCCAC CACTGAAGAGCCCAGCAGCCTTTCATGAGCAGAGGAGGAGTCTGGAGCGAGCAAGG ACTGAAGATTATCTAAAGAGGAAGATCCGGAGTCGTCCCGAACGCTCAGAGCTGGTCAGGATGCACATTCTGGAAG AAACGTCGGCGGAGCCGTCTCTGCAGGCCAAGCAGTTGCAGCTGAAGCGAGCGCGACTGGCCGATGATCTCAACGACAAGATCTCCCACAGACCCGGACCTATCGAGCTGGTTCACAAGAACATCCTGTCAGTCAGCTGCTCCGTGCACTCACCTCTGG attcTCCAAAGGGAGCCGGGGGGGAGAGCTCATCCTTAGATGAAGACAGCAGCGATGCTCTGTCtccagaccaaccaaccaatcatgaCTCTCCTATGGGTGCTGTCCCTCAACTCTCACCCTCAGATGTACTCACCCAGAATGGGAATATGTCCCCCCCACAG TTCACTACAcgatcccctcctcctcttcctcctccacctcccccaccacctccccccCTGGTGAATGGATCAGAATTTTCTCCATTCCCAAAGGTGACAAACGGCATTATGGGAACTTCAACAAACTCCCGCTCCTCCACCAGCCATGTCAAG GCGAGGAGTTCAGACCGTCCCCCACAGAGGCCTAAGAAACCAAAGGACAGCAAACCCAAG GTAAAGAAGCTGAAGTACCATCAGTACATCCCTCCGGATCAGAAAGCAGACAAAGAGCGTCTGCCCCAGATGGACTCGTCTTATGCAaagctcctccagcagcagcagctgttcctgcagctgcagatcctcaaccagcagcagcagcactacAACTACCACACCATCCTGCCCGCCCCTCCCAA GCCACCGAGTGATCAGCCTCCCACAACCAACTGTGGCCCTTCCCCATCTCGCAATGTTCCCACGAATGTCACTGCGTCCTCCTCCAATCAGAACGGGACTGCACGTCAGAGCCAAACTGCAGTGGGAGGAGCCAAACCGAGCACTCTACCAGTCAACCTGGATGAGTTCAAA GTTGCTGAGTTGAAGCAGGAACTGAAATTGCGTGGTCTGACAGTGTCAGGCACCAAGAACGATCTCATTGAGAGGCTCCGAAACTACCAGGACCAAAACGGTGGCACCACAGCAGCACTGAGAAACGGCGCCTCGCAGGCCAGTCAGCAGGGTGTTACCACGGCAGCTGGCACCGTCACATCCCCTCGAACCACAACCGTTAAACCAGAccaccaatcaggagagggCAGGTTTAAGTTAGACTTGTCGTCATTGGCTCAGGTGGTTCCAGGTCGGATCATGAGATTCGGCAGCACCAGCTCCAGTCCTCCAGTGTCGCCGACTCCATCTGACAGGTCACTGGCCGGTATGAGTCCAGATGAGACGAGCTGCAATGGAGACATGTTTGGAGAAATG GTGAGCTCACCCCTGACCCAACTGACCCTGCACCCATCACCTCAGCACCCAGCAAATGTTTCCCCGCTCTCGCCACCCAACTCCAAGGTCAAAGAGGAGATCCAGAGCTCGTGCTGCCTGTCCAGGATGTCATCAAATCCAGAGTCCCTATCAGGAGCAGCCATGGACACAAAGGATAAGGACCAGATGCTTCAGGAGAAGGACAAACAGATCGAGGAGTTGACCAGGATGCTGCGACAGAAGCAGAGGCTGGTGGAAACCCTCAGGTCTCAGCTGGAGCACGGCAAAATTGTTGACGGAGTTGCGTCGGAGAAGGAAGGAAGTGAGAAGAATGGACCGTCCCCAGAAGTTAAACCTCAAACTCTTATTAAAGCTTCAGCCATTCAACCCCCTACTCTCCCTAAAGACCTTGTGGTGGTCAAAGTGAAGAAGGAGGAGCTTGAAGAGGGCATGGAGGGGGTAACAGAGGAGGCCCAGGAAAAGAAACCAGCCCAGCCGATGCAGTGCTCTCAGGAGACGCTGtacaggctccagcagattcatCGGCTGCAGGTCCAACAAGCGGAGCAGCAGAAGCAGATTCTGCAGCAGAGCGAGGTTAAGTTGCAGAAAGTAGCAGAATCTAAGTTCAGCCctcaaaaactacaaaaacaaaagacgGGCGCCCAACtcctgctccagcagcagcagcagcagctgcagcagctcctcatACAGCAGACCCAACAGAAACAGCTACAGGCCCAGCAGAAGTTAGCACAGCAGAAACTCAGTCAACAGAAGATAGCGCAGCAGAATCAGGTCAAACAAATTCAAGGGCAAGTTCAACAGAACCAGCAGAGGCAGCCGGTTCAGCTGAAgcaggttcaggttcagataCAGAAGCCGGCAGCGAACGCAGTCCAGCAGAGGAGGCAGCTGAAGGCTCATCAGCGACGGCAGCAGCGAGCAGCAGTCACCACGCAACAG GTGGCTCCAGTCATCATCAACCAACAGAACGGCACTCAGATCCACACTCAGGCCATTTCCTTAGATCTCCTCAAGGCGAATGGAACACCCACACTGGTCACCGACAGCAATGGCAACCACTACCTGATCGCTCTCACCAGTAACACCACAGAGGGGCAGAACGGAGTGTCGTCATTGGTCAAATCCAACGGACGCATCACGCTGCAG AGATTGCAGTCATCACCGAGTAAACTCCCCAACACTGACAGCCAATCAAAAGGGCAGCCAGAGGCCGAGCCTGTGAGCCAATCAGCAAAAAAG AATGCAGGGCTTCACCTGGACACTAGTGATACACCCCAAACCAGCCGGTCTGCCACCGCCCCGCCCAGTCTGCAGCCTTTCTTTGACGACATGTCAGACAGTGACAGCCAAAGCAACTTCTCTTCTCTTAAG GAGAACGGCGTTAACAGTCAGCAGATGGACGACCTGTTTGACATCCTGCTCAAGAGCGGCG AAATCCCCGGCTTCAAGGCCAACCCAGACCCCTCCCTCGCCCCTCTGCACTCTGACCCGCCATCCCCATCTTCTCCCCCATCTCCGCTTCACCTCTCCCCTCCCACCCCTAAGGAGCCCCTCATCTCCCCTCAGCCTTCCCTCAGCCCCTCAGTTGCAGAGTCCTGCACAGGCAGCGGGCGCCTGGAGGACTTCCTGGAGAGCACCACCGGCGCCCCCCTGCTGGGCGTGGAGCCCGACGGGGGCCTGACGCTGATCGACGACCTTCACAGCCAAATGCTGAGCATGCCCAGCATCCTGGaccacccctcctcccccatgGACACGTCTGACCTGGGCTTCCCCACGCACTCCACGGGGCTAGACTTTGGTGACCCCAGCCTGGACAGCATGGACTGGCTGGACATCTCCATGGTGGGGAGCGTCAGCGGAGGGAGAGAGGGCAGCggaggggggagaggaagaggtggcGGAGCTAGCGATGGGGGCACCAGCCTGGCTCCGCTGGCGCCACACACTCCTCCCAGCGTCTTCTCCACCGACTTTCTGGACAGCACAGACCTGCAGCTGCACTGGGAGTCGTGCCTGTAG
- the mrtfab gene encoding myocardin related transcription factor Ab isoform X6: protein MVQRDMTIQSVLQLKLQQRRTREELVSQGIMPPLKSPAAFHEQRRSLERARTEDYLKRKIRSRPERSELVRMHILEETSAEPSLQAKQLQLKRARLADDLNDKISHRPGPIELVHKNILSVSCSVHSPLDSPKGAGGESSSLDEDSSDALSPDQPTNHDSPMGAVPQLSPSDVLTQNGNMSPPQFTTRSPPPLPPPPPPPPPPLVNGSEFSPFPKVTNGIMGTSTNSRSSTSHVKARSSDRPPQRPKKPKDSKPKVKKLKYHQYIPPDQKADKERLPQMDSSYAKLLQQQQLFLQLQILNQQQQHYNYHTILPAPPKPPSDQPPTTNCGPSPSRNVPTNVTASSSNQNGTARQSQTAVGGAKPSTLPVNLDEFKVAELKQELKLRGLTVSGTKNDLIERLRNYQDQNGGTTAALRNGASQASQQGVTTAAGTVTSPRTTTVKPDHQSGEGRFKLDLSSLAQVVPGRIMRFGSTSSSPPVSPTPSDRSLAGMSPDETSCNGDMFGEMVSSPLTQLTLHPSPQHPANVSPLSPPNSKVKEEIQSSCCLSRMSSNPESLSGAAMDTKDKDQMLQEKDKQIEELTRMLRQKQRLVETLRSQLEHGKIVDGVASEKEGSEKNGPSPEVKPQTLIKASAIQPPTLPKDLVVVKVKKEELEEGMEGVTEEAQEKKPAQPMQCSQETLYRLQQIHRLQVQQAEQQKQILQQSEVKLQKVAESKFSPQKLQKQKTGAQLLLQQQQQQLQQLLIQQTQQKQLQAQQKLAQQKLSQQKIAQQNQVKQIQGQVQQNQQRQPVQLKQVQVQIQKPAANAVQQRRQLKAHQRRQQRAAVTTQQVAPVIINQQNGTQIHTQAISLDLLKANGTPTLVTDSNGNHYLIALTSNTTEGQNGVSSLVKSNGRITLQRLQSSPSKLPNTDSQSKGQPEAEPVSQSAKKNAGLHLDTSDTPQTSRSATAPPSLQPFFDDMSDSDSQSNFSSLKREEVCLPYDRHTLFTPPSPKPNTSLPPQRSKQENGVNSQQMDDLFDILLKSGEIPGFKANPDPSLAPLHSDPPSPSSPPSPLHLSPPTPKEPLISPQPSLSPSVAESCTGSGRLEDFLESTTGAPLLGVEPDGGLTLIDDLHSQMLSMPSILDHPSSPMDTSDLGFPTHSTGLDFGDPSLDSMDWLDISMVGSVSGGREGSGGGRGRGGGASDGGTSLAPLAPHTPPSVFSTDFLDSTDLQLHWESCL, encoded by the exons ATGGTGCAAAGAGATATGACAATTCAGTCAG TCCTTCAGCTCAAACTCCAGCAGAGACGTACACGAGAGGAACTGGTCAGCCAAGGGATCATGCCAC CACTGAAGAGCCCAGCAGCCTTTCATGAGCAGAGGAGGAGTCTGGAGCGAGCAAGG ACTGAAGATTATCTAAAGAGGAAGATCCGGAGTCGTCCCGAACGCTCAGAGCTGGTCAGGATGCACATTCTGGAAG AAACGTCGGCGGAGCCGTCTCTGCAGGCCAAGCAGTTGCAGCTGAAGCGAGCGCGACTGGCCGATGATCTCAACGACAAGATCTCCCACAGACCCGGACCTATCGAGCTGGTTCACAAGAACATCCTGTCAGTCAGCTGCTCCGTGCACTCACCTCTGG attcTCCAAAGGGAGCCGGGGGGGAGAGCTCATCCTTAGATGAAGACAGCAGCGATGCTCTGTCtccagaccaaccaaccaatcatgaCTCTCCTATGGGTGCTGTCCCTCAACTCTCACCCTCAGATGTACTCACCCAGAATGGGAATATGTCCCCCCCACAG TTCACTACAcgatcccctcctcctcttcctcctccacctcccccaccacctccccccCTGGTGAATGGATCAGAATTTTCTCCATTCCCAAAGGTGACAAACGGCATTATGGGAACTTCAACAAACTCCCGCTCCTCCACCAGCCATGTCAAG GCGAGGAGTTCAGACCGTCCCCCACAGAGGCCTAAGAAACCAAAGGACAGCAAACCCAAG GTAAAGAAGCTGAAGTACCATCAGTACATCCCTCCGGATCAGAAAGCAGACAAAGAGCGTCTGCCCCAGATGGACTCGTCTTATGCAaagctcctccagcagcagcagctgttcctgcagctgcagatcctcaaccagcagcagcagcactacAACTACCACACCATCCTGCCCGCCCCTCCCAA GCCACCGAGTGATCAGCCTCCCACAACCAACTGTGGCCCTTCCCCATCTCGCAATGTTCCCACGAATGTCACTGCGTCCTCCTCCAATCAGAACGGGACTGCACGTCAGAGCCAAACTGCAGTGGGAGGAGCCAAACCGAGCACTCTACCAGTCAACCTGGATGAGTTCAAA GTTGCTGAGTTGAAGCAGGAACTGAAATTGCGTGGTCTGACAGTGTCAGGCACCAAGAACGATCTCATTGAGAGGCTCCGAAACTACCAGGACCAAAACGGTGGCACCACAGCAGCACTGAGAAACGGCGCCTCGCAGGCCAGTCAGCAGGGTGTTACCACGGCAGCTGGCACCGTCACATCCCCTCGAACCACAACCGTTAAACCAGAccaccaatcaggagagggCAGGTTTAAGTTAGACTTGTCGTCATTGGCTCAGGTGGTTCCAGGTCGGATCATGAGATTCGGCAGCACCAGCTCCAGTCCTCCAGTGTCGCCGACTCCATCTGACAGGTCACTGGCCGGTATGAGTCCAGATGAGACGAGCTGCAATGGAGACATGTTTGGAGAAATG GTGAGCTCACCCCTGACCCAACTGACCCTGCACCCATCACCTCAGCACCCAGCAAATGTTTCCCCGCTCTCGCCACCCAACTCCAAGGTCAAAGAGGAGATCCAGAGCTCGTGCTGCCTGTCCAGGATGTCATCAAATCCAGAGTCCCTATCAGGAGCAGCCATGGACACAAAGGATAAGGACCAGATGCTTCAGGAGAAGGACAAACAGATCGAGGAGTTGACCAGGATGCTGCGACAGAAGCAGAGGCTGGTGGAAACCCTCAGGTCTCAGCTGGAGCACGGCAAAATTGTTGACGGAGTTGCGTCGGAGAAGGAAGGAAGTGAGAAGAATGGACCGTCCCCAGAAGTTAAACCTCAAACTCTTATTAAAGCTTCAGCCATTCAACCCCCTACTCTCCCTAAAGACCTTGTGGTGGTCAAAGTGAAGAAGGAGGAGCTTGAAGAGGGCATGGAGGGGGTAACAGAGGAGGCCCAGGAAAAGAAACCAGCCCAGCCGATGCAGTGCTCTCAGGAGACGCTGtacaggctccagcagattcatCGGCTGCAGGTCCAACAAGCGGAGCAGCAGAAGCAGATTCTGCAGCAGAGCGAGGTTAAGTTGCAGAAAGTAGCAGAATCTAAGTTCAGCCctcaaaaactacaaaaacaaaagacgGGCGCCCAACtcctgctccagcagcagcagcagcagctgcagcagctcctcatACAGCAGACCCAACAGAAACAGCTACAGGCCCAGCAGAAGTTAGCACAGCAGAAACTCAGTCAACAGAAGATAGCGCAGCAGAATCAGGTCAAACAAATTCAAGGGCAAGTTCAACAGAACCAGCAGAGGCAGCCGGTTCAGCTGAAgcaggttcaggttcagataCAGAAGCCGGCAGCGAACGCAGTCCAGCAGAGGAGGCAGCTGAAGGCTCATCAGCGACGGCAGCAGCGAGCAGCAGTCACCACGCAACAG GTGGCTCCAGTCATCATCAACCAACAGAACGGCACTCAGATCCACACTCAGGCCATTTCCTTAGATCTCCTCAAGGCGAATGGAACACCCACACTGGTCACCGACAGCAATGGCAACCACTACCTGATCGCTCTCACCAGTAACACCACAGAGGGGCAGAACGGAGTGTCGTCATTGGTCAAATCCAACGGACGCATCACGCTGCAG AGATTGCAGTCATCACCGAGTAAACTCCCCAACACTGACAGCCAATCAAAAGGGCAGCCAGAGGCCGAGCCTGTGAGCCAATCAGCAAAAAAG AATGCAGGGCTTCACCTGGACACTAGTGATACACCCCAAACCAGCCGGTCTGCCACCGCCCCGCCCAGTCTGCAGCCTTTCTTTGACGACATGTCAGACAGTGACAGCCAAAGCAACTTCTCTTCTCTTAAG AGAGAGGAGGTGTGTTTGCCTTACGACCGGCACACATTGttcacccctccctctcccaAACCCAacacctcccttcctcctcagcGCTCCAAA CAGGAGAACGGCGTTAACAGTCAGCAGATGGACGACCTGTTTGACATCCTGCTCAAGAGCGGCG AAATCCCCGGCTTCAAGGCCAACCCAGACCCCTCCCTCGCCCCTCTGCACTCTGACCCGCCATCCCCATCTTCTCCCCCATCTCCGCTTCACCTCTCCCCTCCCACCCCTAAGGAGCCCCTCATCTCCCCTCAGCCTTCCCTCAGCCCCTCAGTTGCAGAGTCCTGCACAGGCAGCGGGCGCCTGGAGGACTTCCTGGAGAGCACCACCGGCGCCCCCCTGCTGGGCGTGGAGCCCGACGGGGGCCTGACGCTGATCGACGACCTTCACAGCCAAATGCTGAGCATGCCCAGCATCCTGGaccacccctcctcccccatgGACACGTCTGACCTGGGCTTCCCCACGCACTCCACGGGGCTAGACTTTGGTGACCCCAGCCTGGACAGCATGGACTGGCTGGACATCTCCATGGTGGGGAGCGTCAGCGGAGGGAGAGAGGGCAGCggaggggggagaggaagaggtggcGGAGCTAGCGATGGGGGCACCAGCCTGGCTCCGCTGGCGCCACACACTCCTCCCAGCGTCTTCTCCACCGACTTTCTGGACAGCACAGACCTGCAGCTGCACTGGGAGTCGTGCCTGTAG
- the mrtfab gene encoding myocardin related transcription factor Ab isoform X4 has product MIMLDNNQCLSIEPSPPGSPPMGEDMEKAGLMMDHDRHIYHSLKEVLQLKLQQRRTREELVSQGIMPPLKSPAAFHEQRRSLERARTEDYLKRKIRSRPERSELVRMHILEETSAEPSLQAKQLQLKRARLADDLNDKISHRPGPIELVHKNILSVSCSVHSPLDSPKGAGGESSSLDEDSSDALSPDQPTNHDSPMGAVPQLSPSDVLTQNGNMSPPQFTTRSPPPLPPPPPPPPPPLVNGSEFSPFPKVTNGIMGTSTNSRSSTSHVKARSSDRPPQRPKKPKDSKPKVKKLKYHQYIPPDQKADKERLPQMDSSYAKLLQQQQLFLQLQILNQQQQHYNYHTILPAPPKPPSDQPPTTNCGPSPSRNVPTNVTASSSNQNGTARQSQTAVGGAKPSTLPVNLDEFKVAELKQELKLRGLTVSGTKNDLIERLRNYQDQNGGTTAALRNGASQASQQGVTTAAGTVTSPRTTTVKPDHQSGEGRFKLDLSSLAQVVPGRIMRFGSTSSSPPVSPTPSDRSLAGMSPDETSCNGDMFGEMVSSPLTQLTLHPSPQHPANVSPLSPPNSKVKEEIQSSCCLSRMSSNPESLSGAAMDTKDKDQMLQEKDKQIEELTRMLRQKQRLVETLRSQLEHGKIVDGVASEKEGSEKNGPSPEVKPQTLIKASAIQPPTLPKDLVVVKVKKEELEEGMEGVTEEAQEKKPAQPMQCSQETLYRLQQIHRLQVQQAEQQKQILQQSEVKLQKVAESKFSPQKLQKQKTGAQLLLQQQQQQLQQLLIQQTQQKQLQAQQKLAQQKLSQQKIAQQNQVKQIQGQVQQNQQRQPVQLKQVQVQIQKPAANAVQQRRQLKAHQRRQQRAAVTTQQVAPVIINQQNGTQIHTQAISLDLLKANGTPTLVTDSNGNHYLIALTSNTTEGQNGVSSLVKSNGRITLQRLQSSPSKLPNTDSQSKGQPEAEPVSQSAKKNAGLHLDTSDTPQTSRSATAPPSLQPFFDDMSDSDSQSNFSSLKQENGVNSQQMDDLFDILLKSGEIPGFKANPDPSLAPLHSDPPSPSSPPSPLHLSPPTPKEPLISPQPSLSPSVAESCTGSGRLEDFLESTTGAPLLGVEPDGGLTLIDDLHSQMLSMPSILDHPSSPMDTSDLGFPTHSTGLDFGDPSLDSMDWLDISMVGSVSGGREGSGGGRGRGGGASDGGTSLAPLAPHTPPSVFSTDFLDSTDLQLHWESCL; this is encoded by the exons ATGATAATGCTGGACAACAACCAGTGCCTGTCCATTGAACCCTCCCCCCCGGGCTCTCCTCCAATGGGAGAAGACATGGAAAAGGCAGGATTAATGATGGATCATGACAGACACATCTATCACAGCCTGAAAGAAG TCCTTCAGCTCAAACTCCAGCAGAGACGTACACGAGAGGAACTGGTCAGCCAAGGGATCATGCCAC CACTGAAGAGCCCAGCAGCCTTTCATGAGCAGAGGAGGAGTCTGGAGCGAGCAAGG ACTGAAGATTATCTAAAGAGGAAGATCCGGAGTCGTCCCGAACGCTCAGAGCTGGTCAGGATGCACATTCTGGAAG AAACGTCGGCGGAGCCGTCTCTGCAGGCCAAGCAGTTGCAGCTGAAGCGAGCGCGACTGGCCGATGATCTCAACGACAAGATCTCCCACAGACCCGGACCTATCGAGCTGGTTCACAAGAACATCCTGTCAGTCAGCTGCTCCGTGCACTCACCTCTGG attcTCCAAAGGGAGCCGGGGGGGAGAGCTCATCCTTAGATGAAGACAGCAGCGATGCTCTGTCtccagaccaaccaaccaatcatgaCTCTCCTATGGGTGCTGTCCCTCAACTCTCACCCTCAGATGTACTCACCCAGAATGGGAATATGTCCCCCCCACAG TTCACTACAcgatcccctcctcctcttcctcctccacctcccccaccacctccccccCTGGTGAATGGATCAGAATTTTCTCCATTCCCAAAGGTGACAAACGGCATTATGGGAACTTCAACAAACTCCCGCTCCTCCACCAGCCATGTCAAG GCGAGGAGTTCAGACCGTCCCCCACAGAGGCCTAAGAAACCAAAGGACAGCAAACCCAAG GTAAAGAAGCTGAAGTACCATCAGTACATCCCTCCGGATCAGAAAGCAGACAAAGAGCGTCTGCCCCAGATGGACTCGTCTTATGCAaagctcctccagcagcagcagctgttcctgcagctgcagatcctcaaccagcagcagcagcactacAACTACCACACCATCCTGCCCGCCCCTCCCAA GCCACCGAGTGATCAGCCTCCCACAACCAACTGTGGCCCTTCCCCATCTCGCAATGTTCCCACGAATGTCACTGCGTCCTCCTCCAATCAGAACGGGACTGCACGTCAGAGCCAAACTGCAGTGGGAGGAGCCAAACCGAGCACTCTACCAGTCAACCTGGATGAGTTCAAA GTTGCTGAGTTGAAGCAGGAACTGAAATTGCGTGGTCTGACAGTGTCAGGCACCAAGAACGATCTCATTGAGAGGCTCCGAAACTACCAGGACCAAAACGGTGGCACCACAGCAGCACTGAGAAACGGCGCCTCGCAGGCCAGTCAGCAGGGTGTTACCACGGCAGCTGGCACCGTCACATCCCCTCGAACCACAACCGTTAAACCAGAccaccaatcaggagagggCAGGTTTAAGTTAGACTTGTCGTCATTGGCTCAGGTGGTTCCAGGTCGGATCATGAGATTCGGCAGCACCAGCTCCAGTCCTCCAGTGTCGCCGACTCCATCTGACAGGTCACTGGCCGGTATGAGTCCAGATGAGACGAGCTGCAATGGAGACATGTTTGGAGAAATG GTGAGCTCACCCCTGACCCAACTGACCCTGCACCCATCACCTCAGCACCCAGCAAATGTTTCCCCGCTCTCGCCACCCAACTCCAAGGTCAAAGAGGAGATCCAGAGCTCGTGCTGCCTGTCCAGGATGTCATCAAATCCAGAGTCCCTATCAGGAGCAGCCATGGACACAAAGGATAAGGACCAGATGCTTCAGGAGAAGGACAAACAGATCGAGGAGTTGACCAGGATGCTGCGACAGAAGCAGAGGCTGGTGGAAACCCTCAGGTCTCAGCTGGAGCACGGCAAAATTGTTGACGGAGTTGCGTCGGAGAAGGAAGGAAGTGAGAAGAATGGACCGTCCCCAGAAGTTAAACCTCAAACTCTTATTAAAGCTTCAGCCATTCAACCCCCTACTCTCCCTAAAGACCTTGTGGTGGTCAAAGTGAAGAAGGAGGAGCTTGAAGAGGGCATGGAGGGGGTAACAGAGGAGGCCCAGGAAAAGAAACCAGCCCAGCCGATGCAGTGCTCTCAGGAGACGCTGtacaggctccagcagattcatCGGCTGCAGGTCCAACAAGCGGAGCAGCAGAAGCAGATTCTGCAGCAGAGCGAGGTTAAGTTGCAGAAAGTAGCAGAATCTAAGTTCAGCCctcaaaaactacaaaaacaaaagacgGGCGCCCAACtcctgctccagcagcagcagcagcagctgcagcagctcctcatACAGCAGACCCAACAGAAACAGCTACAGGCCCAGCAGAAGTTAGCACAGCAGAAACTCAGTCAACAGAAGATAGCGCAGCAGAATCAGGTCAAACAAATTCAAGGGCAAGTTCAACAGAACCAGCAGAGGCAGCCGGTTCAGCTGAAgcaggttcaggttcagataCAGAAGCCGGCAGCGAACGCAGTCCAGCAGAGGAGGCAGCTGAAGGCTCATCAGCGACGGCAGCAGCGAGCAGCAGTCACCACGCAACAG GTGGCTCCAGTCATCATCAACCAACAGAACGGCACTCAGATCCACACTCAGGCCATTTCCTTAGATCTCCTCAAGGCGAATGGAACACCCACACTGGTCACCGACAGCAATGGCAACCACTACCTGATCGCTCTCACCAGTAACACCACAGAGGGGCAGAACGGAGTGTCGTCATTGGTCAAATCCAACGGACGCATCACGCTGCAG AGATTGCAGTCATCACCGAGTAAACTCCCCAACACTGACAGCCAATCAAAAGGGCAGCCAGAGGCCGAGCCTGTGAGCCAATCAGCAAAAAAG AATGCAGGGCTTCACCTGGACACTAGTGATACACCCCAAACCAGCCGGTCTGCCACCGCCCCGCCCAGTCTGCAGCCTTTCTTTGACGACATGTCAGACAGTGACAGCCAAAGCAACTTCTCTTCTCTTAAG CAGGAGAACGGCGTTAACAGTCAGCAGATGGACGACCTGTTTGACATCCTGCTCAAGAGCGGCG AAATCCCCGGCTTCAAGGCCAACCCAGACCCCTCCCTCGCCCCTCTGCACTCTGACCCGCCATCCCCATCTTCTCCCCCATCTCCGCTTCACCTCTCCCCTCCCACCCCTAAGGAGCCCCTCATCTCCCCTCAGCCTTCCCTCAGCCCCTCAGTTGCAGAGTCCTGCACAGGCAGCGGGCGCCTGGAGGACTTCCTGGAGAGCACCACCGGCGCCCCCCTGCTGGGCGTGGAGCCCGACGGGGGCCTGACGCTGATCGACGACCTTCACAGCCAAATGCTGAGCATGCCCAGCATCCTGGaccacccctcctcccccatgGACACGTCTGACCTGGGCTTCCCCACGCACTCCACGGGGCTAGACTTTGGTGACCCCAGCCTGGACAGCATGGACTGGCTGGACATCTCCATGGTGGGGAGCGTCAGCGGAGGGAGAGAGGGCAGCggaggggggagaggaagaggtggcGGAGCTAGCGATGGGGGCACCAGCCTGGCTCCGCTGGCGCCACACACTCCTCCCAGCGTCTTCTCCACCGACTTTCTGGACAGCACAGACCTGCAGCTGCACTGGGAGTCGTGCCTGTAG